The sequence GCAGGAGCGTGTGTTAACTTGTACCCACTGTCTTTGTAAAGTTTGTGATCACTCATCACCCTGAATGTTAGGCAACCGATTGTACAGTACGCACACGCATCCGCTACAATCATTTGAGAAACACGTAGGATCACAATGTACATAAAACGTATGTAACTGATAAGGATATTTTTTGTACGTAgttaaatttcaaagaaactGCTCTTTGTcgtatatatacagggtgttcacGCTAACGTTAGAGactatttttcaattattgcaacattgtaataaaaaaagttATCATCTAAAAGTTATCTGTATTGAGTAGACAATCGTTGTTCTTAATAAATCCAAAATCATCTttggtttttttttctatcataAATGGCATGTATTGAATGAAAATGGATAAGTATTACCATTTTGTAACTTAATAGTAGCCGATGATTAAACGGAGCAATTAAACATAATAGTTATGAGTTAtacattaaaattgattaCATAATTGTCATAACTTTTAGATTTTGTACACTTGTGATCAAATCAGGCTAGAGAAAGCAGGAATTCTGAAGATCtcaattttgacgatattaatattaaaaataatttagaaacaaagtaatataatttataatgattagatattataaaatgttatATATTTAGTGTATAACTgagaaatatgtataataaataaatatcaattcaaattttcccgtgCGAAAATGATACGCAAGTGATACGAGCAGACTCTTAGGCTCGATCTACAATAGATAGAGTAAGGAGTAGAAGTAGAAGTAACGATTTCGGCGTGAAGACGCTGGCTCCGTCTACAATACGATAGAGTAGAAAGAATTAAGGGCCAATCAGAACGCAAGAGGAATCTGGCATATTTGCCGTAATTTTCCTCCTGCGCTCTAATTGGTCGAACGTAAGAAAAGCAGGAGTAAGAGTAAGACgaaatggaaatttatttCGCTTACGCCCTTACTCTAACTCCTTACGCCGCTCTTCAGGCTTACTCTACGTAATGTAGACAGATCAACTTCTTATTGTAGATCGGGCCTtactatatgtatgtatatgtatgtgtataggAAAGGGGAGAACCCGGAATATCATTTTACGTACTAGgaaagcctgatttgatcgcggaTGTTCATCAAAACtgtattattatacataaacCATTCAgtattgaataataaatacattataACTCGATAGTGATGAAAGACTAATTTTGTTAGCGGCTGATGGCATAAAAAAATCTATTAAGTCATAAGCTTCCAGTAAGTAAACTGTTAAATGTTCTATAAAATGTTCTcagtttaatttttaattattaaaaattataaaacctcaaaattaaatattctgtataacTATAGGTTTTTCCAGGAAAACAaggtatttttaaaatgttgTCCGCTTAGTACATATGAATTTGgattaataattgtttgttTATTACATTGCTACAAATAGCTGAAAAATTGTACTTAGGGTATTGTAAACACcttgtatatacatatataaatgtgtatgtatatgtatatctgACTATAATTCGTTCCACGGTGACCTTCATTATATCTATCTAACCGTGCATAAACTGTGCCGAAAATTGAACGATCTGATCTCCAGAATCGATCAtgttttttcttaaaattttcgaaaaccACGAAATTCGAAATCGTGTCATATCTTCGCATGTTCTCTGGAACACATTCACCGAGTACGAAtgtctctttctttctttttccccgTTTTGCTCTGTAAACACTAAATTCTTGTGAATTAATCGTTGACTAATTGTTAATTACTATTGTAATTGGAGCACTGTGATAGTGAGTTAATACGTTCGCTACCAACGTGACACATCGTCATGGATCAAGATTATGTTATGTGGTGATcataacttttatttcatatactttaaaataaacgaaaatcAATGCTTCAACCCTTCTTCGAATTATGGAAGCCGTAGCGCTCCCTCAAATCTTTAAACTAACAATAAGCGTGGTTTAATACGCGTGGatataattattagaaaatttattgtcAAAGCGCCAGTACCTTTCCGACGTCACATGGCCGATCGTGAGAGTAATCAAGCGTCTCTGGATCACGTGACAAGTTGGAAACACGATCAGGCGGTTAGCTTAAACATATCTCAGAATTCAGCATCTATTGAGCATAACTTTATAATCTTATCAAGTTGTTTAATATTGCATAGCAAATTCATTTGTATTTACTAATTTGATAACATGGtacttaaataaaataataaccgCAGAAAACCGTTTATTCGAATAAGGGttaaaatagataaaaattaaagtCTGTTAAAGCACCTACAAAGtagtataataatataaactaaATACATGATCTGAAGTTGTATTACCTTATTTTATATGATTTTTAACAAATGAATTCAATAGTTACATAAGCAAGTACATAGATCTATGCTTGGTTTGTAATGGATGAATTTTTGGCTGACTGATGGTAGCTAACGTGTTAATTGCTGTATTAGTAAATTAGTCACCACGCCAAAACTATAACTGATAAACAAAATTACaagtgtaataaataatttttctcaacaaaattgattattatgttataaaaatagttgACGCGATATGTTACCTCATTTTAATGtgctatttaaaaaattatactcAAATTATGGCACTTAGTGTGTTAAAGAATTTCCAATAAATTTATTGAACATGTGTTTAAATTCTTGTTtaagaaatttaatgaaatgtCTACTTATTCTTCAATTATATCGGCAGCCCTTGATTCCACTATCGCATATAAAGCATTAAATAAGGAAAATACATTTTCTTAGCATGAATTGATTTATAGCAAAGTAAACTATAATCGAAATCGGAATTGGGAATGAGAAAGAAAGGGGAAGAATTTAAAATCTGAAAACTtcaatgtaattaaataaaattgcataAGAAGTAACAAGACTCTTCGACGATCCAAATTGCTGAAATCGACATAGTAATTAACAGAATGTCTAGGATACTGTACGTTTAACTATAAGCTACGCGCCACGATGTGTAAGTATAGTAACAATATAGATTTTGTATACTGCGTGCGTGAGAGTGTAGAGAAACGAGCATGGCAAAAGACAATGCGTGCGTTACAGAATTTACGTTCGACAGGTTAATAAATCGtattttcgaaataaattGTCTCCCTTTTTTCCCCTGGTACATCGTTTAATACTAAACGTACCGAGATTTAATATATACCTATTTGTACCGCAACCGGTCAAATGACCTATCGTGGTAAATGACGCTACCCAAATAGCACACGATGTCTTAAAGACATCCATTTTACGACCATTTTAAGTCTGAACGTTTTGTCCCGAATATCGTAAGGACATCTGAAATTCATGTCTTTAAGACGTCTTAAAAACGTACGAAACGAACGTCGTATCTGAATATCTGGAATAGATATCTTTAAGATATTTTAACGACGTCTTTAAGACATCCTGTTTTCTAACATAGGATGTTTACAGGACGTATTTCAGGCATTCGCAGGATTTTCAGACGTCCATAAGACATCTGAATATCTGAGACAGATATCTTTAAGACGTTTTAACGATGTCTCTGTGCTATCTGGGTAGGTTACACGTGTTTATCGgatttaacaaataaaaatataaataaatgatgtaaaattaatagtatatatttaatagaaaaagtCATGAAGTCAAATGTGAAAAAGCGATAACATTTTAtgtgaattttctaatcaAAAGTTTACAACCGGTCATTTGACCGGTCTATGGTACGTTTAGTGTTAAGTAAAACTTCATTCACATCTGTTCTTAAGTatgtattacaaaattttatatttgttattAACTATATTAtgatttgaatttatttgaagaatttgaaatttgaatcgGATGCCACGGATCGACAAAGTATTAGCGCGCTATTCAAATAGCATTTCGATAATTGTATTCAAGAATTGAAATAATACTCTAATACATACCAACGAAATTTCCAAAAACCTACCAAATCTGATTTGGCTAAAATTTTGTAGAAAGCTTCATTTTAGACAAAAGCACTGTTTACAAGAAGAATTTTTGATAACACAAAAGTGTTCTTTAAGACATAggtacagggtgattctctcgcaacGCAACACAAAAGCCGTGCCGAACAATGGAACCCCTGctgttccgtttcttgtcttcgTCTTAGTCATAAACACACACAAAGTAGTTTTGGGTCCGGCGATATGGCCTCTGGGTTTCTTTACCCGCAAAAACAGCAGGGTTCCGTTGTGCGGGACGGCTTTTGTGTTGCgttgcgagagaatcaccctgtatatttaaagaataagaataaaaacTGGAAACGTAACTctttatttgataatttagGTACATTCAGTAATACAAAtgtataacaaaataaatacgTATTTAAGACAAAtctttttgaagaaaattttttgtttttgtttagTACATATAAGAACATAgtttaagttaggttaggttatatttttatttaatacattttttaaaatgaattgtatctgtgaaattaattataagttgaaaattgtaaaatgtAAAAGTTTTGCGAAGAGCTAACTAAGTGGCACGTATCCACGACACAGTTATGAACTGTTGGAAAGTTAAACTTCCATTCTCACCCCATCTTCGCTTGTTTTTTTTTGAGAACTTTCTCAACGCTTCTTGCCATTAAAAACCATTAGAGATACTACAAAATTTTTCAGCCCTTTGTTTGCAACAGCACATGGATTTTGGAGTCAGAATGAAGTTGGGTCTGTATCACCGACAAGAGACTACTAAAGACTCCTTAACAACGTAGGGccaccgacgagatactgttAAAGACTGACATTCTTATGGAAGGTTGCGGCTTCAGGAGTAGCGGTATTGACCGAGAGGTCTTCAACGATgggagaaaataaattagactGGAATCTTGCTCactttgttttattacaatCCTTATATTCGTTGCACAAAAACGGCCAGCTGCTTCAAGCAACGCACAAAAGAGAGTGAGTCGTCAGGCGTTCTAAAAGAACGAGCGCGTCCATACAAGCTAAGCTTACCAACTACTTAACAAAAAGTAACTAACCTAAGACTAGaacacagccgactctagtactagccgtgctgaagcaaaaatggcaacaccgcgggagtccggtctgaatatatcaacacTCTGAATATATCAGAGtgcctcccggactcccagcCTCCCACCATCATCAGACTCCCGGCTACACGAGTTCCATCTACCGGCCGTTTAATTTCCCGCttatttttcaagaatatatatatgtatacgtcATCTGTAGCAACATAAAGCCtcttaaataataataataaagataagtacAATAATACAGataaagtttatttatttatattaattccTCGGCTCCTTTTTTGTGTGTagcattttcatttaatagaatttatagtcttttcaatatatttcaaataaatattaacaatattatcatatatgtatattatatatataaatttttataattacaacgtcatatttattatatataaagttttttacaaatttcatattaaatttattaattaataatgccACGGCGTTGCTGTGTTCCCAATTGTAAGGGAAATTATGACAGCACTTTAAAAGATAACAATTATACTTCAATATTTTTGCTACCTAAAGATGAGGAATTACGGAAAAAATGGATAGCTGCTATTCCTCGTAAAAATTAGACACCAACAAAATATTCTGCAGTATGCAGTCTGCATTTTGCAGAAACTGATATTGAAAGGTATCAGAGTATTTTATCTCCTACTGGTGTACTGGAAAATGTTTTGTTGAGATGTCCAAGGCTTATTACGGATGCAGTGCCTTCTATTTTTCCTAATTCACCTTCATATCTAACAAAACATGTGCTACCACAGAGGAAAGATCCTGCAGAGCGTCAGGaaagaattattaacaataacgacAATTTAGttaaacaatttattgaatttgatttaattaataactatACAGAATTAGTGAATACTTATAAAGTAAAGCTTATAATTGCTAATTGTTGGAACATTAAAGTAACcacttcaaaaatttatttttatatgctTGTAAATAATGATTCTGATTTTTTGACAGTTTCAACACAGATCGTGATTGCTGATGACATGACGCTAGAAATTTGTGAAGAAggtaataaattatcatttactGATTTAAAGTGGGTACTGCCCATAGATCAGAAATTGTCTAGGTGGTCCCAACTTCAGAATATATTAACTAGATATAAAGTTAAGGTAACACATGCTACACATTCTATTACTGATGTATGTCTTATTGAAAAGCATCTAGAGAAGTCTCTAGAAgaacttaataaagcatataTCATTGCTGAATCAACTGAATTTGCTTACACtaaaaatcttgaaatagtaATAGATCAAATTAGACAAATTAAAGCTAAAAAAAATAGATACAGTTCATGCACCATTATTATGGCCTTCTCATTATATAGCCAATCGTCGGCTGCgtataatttattaagaagtttttttattttacctcACAAACgctatttacaatatttatcaTCTAATATAACTGTTTCACCCGACAATGATATAAAAAACGAGCATTATCTTTTTAATACATCAGCAAATTTAACAACTAGAGAAAAAgtagtaattttattaattgatgaaatttatattagTTCAAAATTACAGTATAAATCAAATAAACTCGCAGGCTGCGCTACAAATACGACCGAGTTAGCAAAAACGATTTTAGCGTTCATGATAACTTCAgcttttggaaatttttctgaaatcgTTAAATTATTACCAGTTTATAATATTACCGGAAATGAAATGATACCAATTGTTTACAAAATCATAGAATCGGTTCAAAAATGTGGTTTTGAAGTCATTTGCATTGTGACAGATAACCACAGAATTAATAGAACtttgttttctaaattatCTGATAATGGTATAAGTTTTCCAAATCCTTCACAACccaataaaacaatttttctttcttttgatTTCGTTCACATACtcaaaaatataagaaataattggttaaatttaaaaaatattgatcaaacttttcattttcctaaCTTTTTACAAACGAATTACAATTAGCTCATTTTAACGATTTACGTACGGTTTACAATCTGGAGAAACATTTGGTTATTAAGAAAgcttataaattaaatttcaaatcattATATCCTAGTAATTTTGATCGGCAAAAGGTTTCCCTCGTCGATAATATTTTCGATCATTCTACAATAGCAGGTTTGAAagcttttaattatattaatacgGCACATTTTTTGGAAATATTTCGCAACTGGTGGGACATTGTAAATAATACTAGTAGTATAAAAGggaacaaaaaaagaaatgaatttagTAAACcaattttgaatattaatgattGTAGATgtcaatttttgaaaaaatttgtaaCCTGGTTAAACTGTTGGCGAACTGTAGAAACGAACGGGCATTTGACAACTGATACTTTTACAGCGCTACATCAAAGTACAACAGTTCTTTTATTACTTATAGAATACTGCATTCAAAATTTTGATATATCATATCTTTTACCAGGAAAATTTACTacagaaaaattagaaaaacgATTTGGAAATTACCAACTTCTATCCGGTTATAATTATCATATTTCATATAATGAAGCACTTCATGCagagaaaaaaattagattaaaacatatatttacaaaatcgGCAGCTTCGTTTTCTTTCACTGACATTAAAGATAAATTTCAGATTTGTGATGTAAGTGGTGATGATCTTCATGATCTTTCCATTGATGTAACTTCTTTTCAGGAAATATTTGATACTGATTACTTGTCCAATTGTGTTATAGATGATTCAGTCATGCTATATATAGCTGGCTATGGGTCCCATGCAGTtgctaaaaaattaaattgtaacaTCTGCCAGTTATTAGTTGTGAAGGATAAAGGTACaactttaaataatacatattttgaTCACTTACAAAGAGGAGGCCTTTCTGTTCCAACTGAAGAAGTGGTAGCCTCATTTACACATATATATGCAATAATGGAAGCCATAATAAATGATGCCAATTTAGAGTCCCAATTTTTGCATTCTGAAAACCATAGACATATTTTACTTAAATTAACACACATTAGTATTCAATCAGATATTCactatttatcattttcagaTACATGTATTTGTGGTAAAAATTACCACAGTATcttgtttaaattattatcaattttttcaaatattttattaaatgattatgtaAAAACTGTAAATAATAGTCAATTAGAAATACATACAAACACCATTTCTAAAAATCgcaaattaaaaacttttaacagaaattagattttcaatgacctttgtttttaaattttgttaaattttcatgtatttatatttcttatatttttgttattaaaagctATTTCACACAAGATTTAACGTTCTACTAGCAATTCAGGAGAATGTCAAAGTAAGTTTTGTTACATTCAttactaatattatttaagaatatttattattagttcAAAACTTAATactcaatttttctatttacataagaagtttatatttttagttcCTGAAAATAATTGCCAAAGtgatatttttgttattttattgttattgttatttaagattattttatttactgttgcctattataaaatttaagatttccttttcttatttgaaagtttatttattttcttttcattaaagtgatatgtacaattttcttttacgGAGAATCGaaagttatattttattttgaaagattaattttattttataaaatgggATGATATGGCTATTGGCGAACCACccattataataaaaaagggtAACGCGCCGAAGTAATACCCCTAGGGTGGTGaggaaatttacaattttaatactGTCCTCTAAAACGGTTTTGTAATTAACTACGCAACTCTTCCCTTCAATAGCTAACTATACTAACCTCTTTTCCACATgttcacataacctctttggcTTCGTTCCgataatttcgcttgtttcaagtTTTTATTAACTCATATACAcatttatcaattcttaaatgtttcaatttgatccaaagatgatttcattttgcttcatacctcaattttcatgaaaccgctgtaaatatttcaaatattatgtatcacaacaccaaactacttcgagagtacacaaaacatatatcacatttataacaattttatactaccacatcacttctacttaCCATagttataatatttatatattgcTTATACATAATCAATAAagaattgtatattttaacattattttctatgaaaaaaaGCGATAATTATAATCCGAAGTACAAGACTCCCATtattgaaaataggactcccgattgtcacgtgagcggtgttgccacgttgttcagcacggctagtactagagtcggctgtgacTAGAACCACAGCCGACTCTATACTCTGTTCAACGAGATGAGTCACCAAGTCAAAACAAACAACTCCCTCGCTTTTCACGTGATCGGCTCTGCGACTGCTGTCATTGGCTGCCACATGCTACAACCCGTAAGACGGCCCTGCCCTGTTCACGTGCACGTGTTTATACTTGGTGACTCGTCTCGCTGAACAGAGTATAGcactagccatgctgaacaacgtggcaacaccgctcacgtgacaatcgggagtcgtattttcaaaaacagagtcctgtgctcggaattataattaacgtcttttttaattaaaagctgtagtaatatacgctattttgtattaattatgtataaacaagaCAAACGTTGCAAttatggcaagtagaagtgatgtggtagtataaaattgttaagaatgtgatataaattttgtgtactctcgaagtagtttggtgttgtgaagcatgatatttgaaatatttacagtggtttcaagaaaatttaggtatgaagcaacatgaaaccatctttggatcaaattgaaacatttaagaattgataaacgtgtatataagtgaataaaaaccttgaaacaagcgaaattattggaacgaaaccaaagaggttatgtgaagtccagagagtagccgaaagtctgacgacgttgattggctgggagcctgggagtccgggaggcatccccctgtggctcggtgggcttagaatacggccacggtatcccctgcctgtaGTAAGAGGCGACTATAAGGGGTCACACaaacacatacacacacacacgcacacCGCCTCAGACTACTAAAAGTATGGAAAATGTAAAGAATGTAAAGTATGGAAACATGTAAAAGGATAAGGTAATTCAAAAAAGGCGCGGGGTTTGGTGCTGGCGGGGCTGCCAGCACATCCCCGAATGCGCTTGGCCGATAGAGTTCGTTGGGCAAAACAGGGACAGATTAGTCCCCAAAAGCGCCGGCCCCTTTAGGGGTGAAATTTGATGGAATGAagtccgggaggcagatagagtagggtagatgttgatatattcggaccggactcccgcagtgttgccatttttacttcagcacggctagtactagagtcggctgtgctAGAACTAACTACACTAACTAAATTAACTTAACCTAGATGGCGCATGAGGAGTTTTTCGAGCGCGACACGGGCACTACACAGGAAAATTCTGTGGCGACCTCTGCTTATGGTCAGCCGTCCTGCCGAAGCGTACGTTTCCGTTGAAAGTCGCGGGGAAAAATTGGGGGATTTTTACGGCGATACCTATTTCCGGGAAAAGCGTCGCTTTCCCTTTCCGGATGAAAgttcgaaacgaaacgaatcgAAAGCAATTGTTTGTGCTAGAAATTATTCCGTTTGAGCCTCAACGTTAAagattatatgtacatacaagcGACAGATGTCGCTAACATTTACTTTCACTCGGTGGATACATTCAACGGTCATTTATGACATCATAATTTACCGGCAAATACGCAacaacatttattttcaattgctctttgttaataaattattattgatatatctAACCATTGAATCTTATAAAACAAATCGGGAGCAATTTTTTGGTACCATAATATCTTTGTAGAAagatcattaaatataatgtttgcGACTGGAACAATTTTAGATTTCGAGGGAGCAAATGGGGAGCAATTGTTTAAGACATAAATTGTTAAGAAATACTAATATTCCGCGCCAACTTTACTTCGGTGGAATACTTGAGGCAGATTTGAAGGCAGTTCTGATGCTGTGAAATCTGctattttcaattgttttttaaaaggTATCGATGTATCAAGAATACTAGTATTACAATGTATCATCAATTACttcataatattaattatgtatattctGCATATCAATAAAACTTTTATACAAACCTAATCCAAGCTTTAACTTCAGTGAATTAGACTAGACTAGGATAGACGAATATTCCGGCCGCTGAAGGGCGGCCGGCCACGCATGTCAAAATCATTGATAtcagggggtagacacgggtaatgcagcgaggtgacattaccggcaaaaatgggcctaaaaagggatCCGGGatttttcgcttttcgtccttatataagaatatttgaggctgggtgagggctcattcgaaagaggaaggttcttATATGATGTTacccacgcgtttggtcagtcagaatttatccgagcaggacaattctatcatttgggttgaaagaagggtagcatgatcaccgcacatctcactctaaacacgcgccaatgtttcgctttcgtttttcaggcgtatcgtcgcgatgcctctggcgagatgagcgtttgaatgcatttgtaaaaatactagcggcgctgttgccttcttattgttagatcgTAATGCGCGCACGccagctgagaattaaacctttcaagtttgTAACAGAACACGctagtggctccaccaggcccaacgaaaaaactgctgtaataccgacgtcccgaatcggagaggtcacgtgccgtgtctaccctCTAATTAGGCTTGATTTTAGTTAATTTAGTTTATTGctaaaaagttttaatttattcctgaaccaaaagaaaataaatcgtGTTTTGTAACTTTTGATGTATCTCATTTTGATATATCTTGATTAAATGAGGtataatcaaaaataaaaaaaacacaTTTGTTACATTTGAAGTATTTCAAGTTGATATATTTCCATTAAATGAATAAGCATCATCAAATATAAAACTTATATCTTTTACATTTGAAGTATCTCATTTACACAAATcttgattaaaattgaatagaCTTACTGCATAActattttaaatgtttttataaaattaataaatttaaaataaatacaatttatcagttttattttaataaacatattttccattttttataaaattacatttctttaataaatataatatgcCCCAAAATAGTTATGCAGTAAGTCTAATGTACCATAaaacatatatttatataaatgatGTTACTTCTGTTAGTAATTAATTAGGAAGTTTCTCAACAGTTTGGGGCATTTGAACAACCTGAATTTCttcttgttcatttttataaaatccaatttgaacaatttctttactttttataTATGATAAATTAGGTTCACTGGTTGTTAGTTGAGTTCCAAATTTATCAATATAGATTGTATCTTGTTGAGTTTTAGATTGAACATGACCAATTACAATATTTGTGTTTTGTATATTTGTAGTTAACTTTAATTTACTACTTTCTTAAAAGAACTAAAGTAAAAATCATTTGCTTGAAATCAAAAATAGTTAATCTGTAACTTCAATTAAAAAccatatacattttttaatcgaTTGTCTATGAGCTTTCTAGGTGgctt comes from Osmia bicornis bicornis chromosome 4, iOsmBic2.1, whole genome shotgun sequence and encodes:
- the LOC123987711 gene encoding LOW QUALITY PROTEIN: uncharacterized protein LOC123987711 (The sequence of the model RefSeq protein was modified relative to this genomic sequence to represent the inferred CDS: substituted 1 base at 1 genomic stop codon), with protein sequence MPRRCCVPNCKGNYDSTLKDNNYTSIFLLPKDEELRKKWIAAIPRKNXTPTKYSAVCSLHFAETDIERYQSILSPTGVLENVLLRCPRLITDAVPSIFPNSPSYLTKHVLPQRKDPAERQERIINNNDNLVKQFIEFDLINNYTELVNTYKVKLIIANCWNIKVTTSKIYFYMLVNNDSDFLTVSTQIVIADDMTLEICEEGNKLSFTDLKWVLPIDQKLSRWSQLQNILTRYKVKVTHATHSITDVCLIEKHLEKSLEELNKAYIIAESTEFAYTKNLEIVIDQIRQIKAKKNRYSSCTIIMAFSLYSQSSAAYNLLRSFFILPHKRYLQYLSSNITVSPDNDIKNEHYLFNTSANLTTREKVVILLIDEIYISSKLQYKSNKLAGCATNTTELAKTILAFMITSAFGNFSEIVKLLPVYNITGNEMIPIVYKIIESVQKCGFEVICIVTDNHRINRTLFSKLSDNGISFPNPSQPNKTIFLSFDFVHILKNIRNNWLNLKNIDQTFHFPNFLQTNYN